A window from Neobacillus sp. PS3-40 encodes these proteins:
- the ccmA gene encoding heme ABC exporter ATP-binding protein CcmA, translating to MIEIKKLTKQADNKLILRGIDLSIRKGETVAILGPNGAGKSTLLKVLATLIKPTSGSVKINGLDLKKNHLDIKKIFGYLPHSSLLYENYSPLENLVFYGKLYGVSKAEERAIELVKEVGLSFFLNEPVKNFSRGMIQRIAIARAIVHEPELLLLDEPHTGLDQGAISILNNVILSMKAKGTTTLMVTHDFKQAAEICDRIIIIKNGKKVDDFRLEEKALNFVSEKYQYQVEGVS from the coding sequence ATGATTGAGATAAAAAAACTTACTAAGCAAGCAGATAATAAATTAATCTTACGTGGCATTGACCTTTCAATAAGAAAAGGGGAAACAGTTGCGATTCTTGGCCCAAACGGGGCTGGAAAGAGCACACTTTTAAAAGTGTTAGCAACTTTAATTAAGCCGACATCTGGCTCCGTAAAAATTAATGGTCTGGATTTGAAAAAAAATCATCTAGATATCAAAAAAATCTTTGGATATTTACCCCATTCCAGTTTGCTTTATGAAAACTATTCACCACTAGAAAACCTTGTATTTTACGGAAAATTATATGGTGTTTCGAAGGCAGAAGAAAGAGCAATAGAGTTGGTGAAAGAAGTAGGTCTTTCCTTCTTTCTAAATGAACCTGTTAAAAATTTTTCACGAGGTATGATTCAAAGGATTGCTATTGCAAGAGCAATTGTTCATGAACCAGAATTACTGCTTTTAGACGAACCGCACACAGGCTTAGATCAAGGGGCTATTTCCATTCTAAACAATGTTATCCTCTCCATGAAGGCGAAAGGAACGACAACGCTAATGGTTACACATGATTTTAAACAGGCTGCTGAAATATGTGATCGGATTATCATTATTAAAAATGGAAAGAAGGTCGATGACTTTAGACTTGAGGAAAAAGCCTTGAACTTTGTTTCTGAAAAATATCAGTATCAAGTGGAGGGGGTATCATGA